AGCATACACCAATACCCTCTTCATAGGCAAAATGGTTTAAAGAGATCCTATCTTGGGACGGGAACGGGAACGCGGAACGCTACTTAAGGTGATTCTGGAACGATGGGGATGATTATCATAAGTAGTAGTAGTAGCCTGACACCAGTACCCTCTTCGTCTAATAAAAGTGATGGTGTCTAGTGGTTCTCTACAATAAGTACATTAATTATAGAGAGAAAAAAATGCCAAGCTTCCTTGGGAAATAGCTTTGACACGTAGCCTGACATTTAATTCTTATCCCTTCAACCCTATTACCCTACCCACTATTAGAAAAAGTAAAATAGCCTTGTCACATGTGACATTTAATCCCTCCTCTAAAGTCTGACATAAGAAATGTACTTCATCTTCAACGTCGTTTCATCTTCTGTGTTTCATCTTCTTCGTTTTTTCTTTATCTTCTTCGTCTGTTCTATAATTTTAAGTCCATCTCTACATTAAAAAACAACAAACTTCAATGGCAAACACCGAAAAACAATGACACAAAAATTTGTCCAGTAAAACTGGGTGGGATTTGCGAGTTGCCCACTGTAGCGATTTGGTACGCGTTCCACAGTGTCACCATCTCACGTTTGGGTATGGCCGTTCGCGATCAAAAAAGGCCCTAGTGTCCCGCGTTCCGAGTAACTATGCCAGTACCCCACGGGTAATCTTCCAGGATAAAATATACTTTGGAATTAATCATCTCTCTCAGATCTTCAACAGTGAAGCAGTAAGGGCCAAAACAGGCATGGCCACAGCCAAGCTGGCCGTCATTTAGTGGGGAGAAAGGGATCCCCTCAAAGCCTCTTATTATGGAGGAAGTTATTTCATTTAATCACCTGACGTGTGGCCATCCAGTCGTTAACATCTCACAGTTTTTCGGAGGTTCATGGGGTAATGTTTCCTAGTGAAGAGAGATAGAGGAAATTCTAAAACTATGTCATCAGTAGTGTCCTGATCAAAGTCTTAGCCTAATTCCTTAAGGTCGTTTGTTGAGGGtgccattgttgatgattataaaaGCTTTAAAGGAAAGAAGATGAAGATCTTGATGTTCTTAAGAGAAAGAAGAGTAAATTTAAGCAAATCAATTAGAAAGCACAGTATGCGGAACAAATGAGTCTAAGTGTGAGTGTTTATAGGCAAATGTTCGATGGATTTCAACAAAGATCTGAAAGGAACAAGTTTTGAGGGAAGATCAAATTAAATCgccaaaaaattcaaatttttgaaTATTGGCGAACAACGATGAGATGTGCATTTAATGTAAGGTCAACTAAGTGGTAGTGATGATGAAAAATAGTCGCCTAAATGGTAACATATAGTTTTATTTCTAAGGGGGGTAAAATCAACTATTCAAAAATGATTACAAAAGAAGTTTGAAATCAACAGAACAATTGTGAAGATCCTAAATTAAAAGCATCCAAACACACCGACATTCAGAAGGGTCCTGATCAACAAGGGTTAATACCATCTTGACATTTACACTTTATGGAAATTAAGTACTTATTGATGTAATGAGTTTCAGTTGAAAGGTGTTCTAAAAAATTGCCAAGTACAGACCCATGAATTCTGTTCTAGAATTCAAATGTCTGGGGGGCGAATTGTATGTGTCAGGATTAACGACTCTAATTCGGGGTTAAAATAATTGCTAATAAATCATAAAGCAGTGATTAACTGATAAATTCAGGGGCAAAAATCAATACAagtattataacaataatattccATTAAGTTAAGTTCCCTACTCAAAATTACAAAAGAGAAGTTATCGATGTGCCGCACTACATTTCAATGACATATATCCAACAAAAGCATAGATATATGTACTACATCCTATACATCGTACCCTATTTAGTTCTCTCCCTTTATCTTAATTTTAGAACTTCACAACGTAATGAAGTAATTTCGTACTTTGATTCCAATTTCTTCAATTCAATCTTCTTTAATTTCTCCTCTACACATGTCTTCATAGTCAGCATCTCATCCATCATCTGGTCCAAATGTGCTATTTTTTGTTGCACATCAGCATCTTCAGACAAACCACAACTCTTTTCCCACATAAAGAACGAGCAATTTGCGTTCTGATTAGCAAGACAAACATTAATTATGGATTAGAGTTTTTATAACAGAATAACACTTTTAAATGACCAACAAGGGTAAGAATAGAATTATAAAATCGAACATTAAAAACCCTAAtcgtaaaaaaatatatacaatccATTGATTGAAAAGAACCTCTGCATGCACTGGAACCAAACTAATTTAAAAGTCACGGATGCAAAATCAAACGTTCAAAACAATTTTTGGAAAACCAATGAGCGTGAGAccataaataaacaaacaacaaaatGCGATAAAATAATCAGACACAAAGGCACGAAAGAAAACATGCAAAAGTAAGACCAAAAAGGAGCAAAAGAAGTAAGTTAAAATGTAGAACATGAAGTAATAAGTGAACCTCTAAGAAGCTAATCTGAAAAGAGACGCAAATAcgaacaaacaaacaaaaaactaaAACGAACATGTAAAAATGAACAAACAAACCCAAAAGAACCATAAAAACCCTAAACGCATTCATAAAAACCTAGTAGATACCCAAACAAATGCAAAATCAAACATCGATTTCTAATCTAAGATTAGAAAATCAGAGCAATGTAAACCATAACGAAATATTAAAGTTTTGTGGATGAATTAATTTAGATTCTCGAGAATATAAGTGAATAATTAAATGCTATTTTTCTAGgtttaattaaaagttgtgTTTTATGGGAAAAATAATTTTCGTAAATCGTGCATAGAAACTTAATTACATcctttttttcctcttttaaaattattatattaataatagacTGCGCTTGGAGAGCTGTCTCAGGATACAAGCTGATAATCAAAATGAACATCTCTAATTGTATAGATCTTCTTGCCTTCCTCTCCCTTCTCTCTCAACCCTTTTACCCTCTTAGGTTTTTTTTACCTCTTTCCATCGAacaacaccaccaccaccaccaccaaccTCCCTACCATAAACCTACTTTTCTATTTCAAGATTATCACCTAAATCTCCATTTCATTCATTCATCTTTCCACCTCTCCTCTATTCACAAAACTAGTGCTCCAGTGATTGTCGCTAGGATAGATTGATGAAGTAAACAAGGTTTGTAATTATGGGTTTATAGTGTTATGTCAATTATTAAAGTGGGTTTGTATTATTTTAGTGTTTCCTtgtttgattattattaatatattttggtCTTTGCTTGAAGTATAATTCATGGGCCCTTTAGATTTATtcctaaacttttttttatcatgaAAAATGGTATATGAAATGGAATTGTATAATTTGATTTGGTTATTTTTTGGGTTGTATTCAATTAATTTCAGTTTTTTGTGATTATGATATTGTTCCTTAGATTTGCTTATGCTATTAGTTCTCAGTGTTTTTTGtccttataaaatttatttcccCTTAATTTTggtccatttttttatttaatttattttggtgattagaaattatttaCCTCTATTTTAGTCCACTTTAATACCAAGTAATAAATGTAAgacaggtttttttttttttttttttttttttttttttttttttttttggttttttgttcTTTAGGAAACATTTTTGTGAAGTTTTTGAAGCATTTTGGTAAAGTTATCTGGTCCTAACAttaaaacaaaacttatgagATTGGTATTAGATCTTTTGGAATATTGGATTTTGATTTATAAATTGAATACATGATAATAAGGGGTCACACTACCTTTGATGTTTTAATGTtcatatttcttgttaattcaTTATTGACTTGGAATATTCCACTTTCTATAGATTTTGAAGTTTTATTCTTGGGAAGCTAAAGGATGTTGATAAAAGAGGAAAATTCTTTTTAGTGCTTGTTAGCATATAGATTTACAGGTCATTGATGACCCGGAGGgaaagaatgaaaaattatgtaaagaatttagATATATAATGTGAGATTATAGAAATTGAAATGGACGAAGAAGGAAAATTCATATGGATAACCATTGGAATTGATCAATTGGTTCATGTGGTCGATCTCAATCTTTTGTGATTAAGGTTTTGACATTATTGTTAGGGAAGCTTTATTAAGCTGGTGCGCCATGCGCACTATATGTTTCCTTTAGTTATAAGACATCTATTGGAATTGTATGTAACGACAGTAGCGAAAAAGTTTGAACTCTTAACATCTTAgttataaaaacattaattttataattaatatagcGATTATGTTAGGACTTGTAACAATCGTAATATACATATTACTAGCTTAACTTCCCGTGTAAATACACAATACACGGAATATGGTAATTTGACTACTAATATTTGTTTCTTATtcataaactaaaattttatttattaagtatAAAAAATGACTGTAACTACATTTGCTACATTAGTATAGATATTAGACACAAAAGTTCTGGAGGAAAAGGTTAACACCCCCTCGCCCTTATGTTTCTCCTTGTTGAATGGTAAACTTGCGTTTGTTGGTGTATTGAAACTATATGAtgatataatttgagaaaacTAATTATTGTTGgttatttgttttttacttATACCGTAACTTGTTGTTCTCATGTTTTAGTCTTGTTGAATTGATGTATCAACTCCCTAAGAAAGGAAGTTGTTTATGAATATTCCTTCTTTTGCTGATTTTTCATAAGAAAAGTTAATGTGGAAGAATTCACTAAATAGGAAAAGAGTTGGTTAGTTCTTTCCTGTTGTCTTTCTTCACATGTTTAGCATTTTTGTGTTATCACTTGTAATCTTCATTTATATTGCTTTTTCGTATTCCTTTTTCCATATGTTGATGTATGCTCTTGGAGGTTGTCTTTGATGTCTGTTTGTTGATGATACTTGTCGTGAGTCATAACATATTTCATAGTTGAGTATTTTTGTGAACCGCTGATGTCTTTGTGGGAGATGTTGGGGACAGTTTTTTTAGTGTGTGATTTGCTTGAAGAATGGATGATAGAATGATGTTCCTCTGATATCAGCGGAACTTAAAATGTCATTTTGTTTGTTCTATCTGAAGCCAATGGGAGATCATTGATAGAGTTCTTTGCTTCATGATCTGCTTCATGATCGAACATGGCAAGCAGTGGTTTAAacttacttctttttttttgattcGGAGGTAGGCTAGAGTATTCCTACAGGTTAGGACGTAGGAGTGAAGGAATAAATCCTTTTTGTTAGTGGTGAGATCGAACCCAAATCAAAAGGGTGAAAGAGAAAGTCCTGAACCACTAGACtaacccataatttcaatcaAGGGTTTAACCTTAATTGTAACACAACTCTTATTCACTGTCCTTGTGGTACTATTATGTGGATGAACATTTAGGATCTCTTGTGCCTTCTGTTGATCAgctaatttttaaatgatgatTGCTAACATAATTTAGAGTTCAATGTTCTAACTTCTGATGGTGAAAATATGAATTTCACTTCGTTATTGAATATCACCTAAAGTATCTATGGAAAAATGCCGAGGGATAAAAGAAGTCTTTGCTGCTTTAGCATGTGTAAGATTTTTCCTGTTTCTATCGAACTATTGTGGCGCTGATACCTTGTTGCTGGTGTTAGTTTCAGTTGATGCATAATATTTAACTATACTTTTCTATAAGCCACTATTTTCTCACTTTATTCTACTTTTTTTGGTGAACAGTTTGCTGAGTGGTCTGATCGGTCGATTTTGATGAGTTGGTTATGCAGGTGAATCTGGCTTATGGCTGATGCTGATGAGCTGCACTGTGAGGAAATAGAATCATTCTCTAGAATTGAAATATTATACCTGGTATTGTTTTAAGTTGTAATCAACAAGATTTATCATTTTGATTTGACAAACATGCACATGTACAGATATCTTGGTTGGGAAGTTACTCCAATGTACTAAATACTTGTCATTTGGGTATCAATGTGTAGATAGCGTAGGTACCAGGTTGACACATTTGCCATGCACAAGCCAAAGAAAAGAAATCTTCAATCAACCCAGAAAATCGATTGTTTAGAATATGTAAATGATTGTCTGCCTGCATTAGTGATACCTGTTGGTCCTCGATTCCAAGCTGTTGTGCCAGAATGGATGGGAGCGTCTAAGGAAACGTATGAAAATGGTGATTTAAATACTTCAAAGTGGTTAGGTGCCAAAGTTTGGCCACTTAAAGATGACAGTGAAGATCAAGGGCTAAAAATTGGAAAGGGAAGGCCTGGTTTATGCACTTGCTCAACTCGTGGATCTCCATATTGTGTAAAACTACACATTTCGGAAGCAAGAGCCAAGTTACAATCTGAACTCGGTCCTGCATTTAATAAATGGAAATTTAATGAGATGGGTGCAGATGTTGGAAAGTCCTGGAGTTCAAAGCAGAAAAAACGATTTGATGAACTTGTCAAGGCAAATCCATTGTCACAGAATAAGAGTTTTCTGCAACCAGCGGAGTCATCCTTCCTATCGAAGACTAGGAAAGATATCGTCAGTTATTATCTTAACGTGTATGTTCCTAAACGTATTAATATGTTAACTCGGTCTGGATGTAAAGTGcttgatagtgatgatgatgaagtcGAGGAAGCGTTAAATGCCAAGAATTCTCGGAAAAGATCTCGATCCAATAGCGATGATAGTACAAAGGTTGCCAAGTCCCACTACTTGACTGGCAGAAGATAAATACACTATACCCAACTGGTATCTTTCTGAACTACTCTTTTCAAGTTCCCTTTAAGTTCAGAAGATTCATTTTGTTCTTTTATACTTTGCCTGTAATTTTTGCACTTTACTGTGCCAAAGTATCAAATCTAGGTATAGAAATATGTAGGCCTGTACTTTCCCGTTATACATCTTGACGGGATTTTCTTTAAGCTAGCTTGATTGAATGTTTAGAGGCCATGTAACAAGGAAGATCGTATAACTGCGTGAATTTAGTCCCATTATTCTTTCTGATCATGTTGTGCTTAAATGAGAGTaagaaaaaattttcatatatgcCCCCATTCTAGTCTCTAGATCTATGTTTTCACTATGTCTTAAGTTCCCAACCTTGGGGTTCAGCCTTGTTTGCTGACGATTAAGGACAATTTTCGTCTAGTATATCAAGTAGAATATTTTAGCATCAACTATGGGAGGGTTTGTGTTTAATCCATGCTTCTTTCTCAAAGGAATCTTGTGTGAAGGGACGTGATAGTCTATAGCATGTCATAGAGCTTCAATTATCATGTTTagcttttagttgaattgattGCTTAATAGACTTCTTTTGGCTCCTTGATTTTCATATCGAAGCTCTTATGTAAAGAGCTGTGATCCTGAAAGAGAATGCTGATCTTCCGTTCTTGTTTGTACCTCTATTTGTTACCCTGACAGCTAGACAACTTGTGTATAATGTTGATAAATGAAAATGTTTTAAGGTGATGTTAGATGTATTATACAAGTAATAACAAAAAATGTATATTTAAAAAGATGAGAATTTAACTTGGATTTTGGATCACTAAATATCTTTCAAATGTTACAACTTAGATCTTGACGGGATATTCAACATTAGAAGAGATTTAACACTAATTTGAATGTCATTTGAAGCCGTTTTATAAACTTATTAATTCATAATGTAGTTATGAATTATAAGTTTGTAAGCTAAATTTTGAAATAacacttaaagttgagcaacaatctaaaataaataaataaaataaaaatggagaACGATAATTCTAGTATTTCATGATGATTGTTAAgtagggagaatataaggagaagAGTAGTATAAGAGATTGATAATAGATTGGTAAAGTCGTATATTTCAGTGTATATTGCAATGCAACATGAAGACATATTTTTATAGTACAATATGGTTACTATTCATGCACTATTACATTACCATTTGCTACTGTTCATAGGGATAATGTTTGCACATTTCTATGCATTCATCTCTTCTAACATTCTACGTATTACATAGATatgaaaaatttattataatatttatagcCCTAAATTGCCTCGTAAAAAAACCTTCTTCAAGAAAAATGTAGTTGGAAAAA
The Amaranthus tricolor cultivar Red isolate AtriRed21 chromosome 11, ASM2621246v1, whole genome shotgun sequence DNA segment above includes these coding regions:
- the LOC130826777 gene encoding AT-rich interactive domain-containing protein 2-like, coding for MHKPKKRNLQSTQKIDCLEYVNDCLPALVIPVGPRFQAVVPEWMGASKETYENGDLNTSKWLGAKVWPLKDDSEDQGLKIGKGRPGLCTCSTRGSPYCVKLHISEARAKLQSELGPAFNKWKFNEMGADVGKSWSSKQKKRFDELVKANPLSQNKSFLQPAESSFLSKTRKDIVSYYLNVYVPKRINMLTRSGCKVLDSDDDEVEEALNAKNSRKRSRSNSDDSTKVAKSHYLTGRR